One genomic region from Listeria monocytogenes encodes:
- a CDS encoding polyprenyl synthetase family protein gives MQLHAMWDEYPALSKDLQEVLQTIEKNIQIRDKHVEQNVKDLIHAGGKLLRPAFALLSAQAGPDYDKDRAVSIAAALEVLHMATLIHDDVVDDSPLRRGIPTIHSKYGRNYAVYTGDYLFCICFKILSAHASSVENIEFNSKNIEKILMGELDQMRTSYKMNVTVREYLTRISGKTAQLFALSCYSGATGSKATRMTVAKCYNIGHYLGMAFQIIDDVLDYTSTDEGLGKPVLNDMKQGIYSLPLIYAMKGHLAEFEPLLSQKLDMTDDASEQVLALISKYKGVEQAFKLAKKYTNKALREIKKLPAGAYREDMYRLTKNILDRDI, from the coding sequence ATGCAACTTCATGCTATGTGGGATGAGTATCCTGCACTTTCCAAAGATTTACAAGAAGTCTTACAAACGATTGAAAAAAATATTCAAATTCGCGATAAACACGTTGAGCAAAATGTGAAAGATTTGATTCATGCCGGCGGGAAATTACTGCGCCCAGCTTTTGCACTTCTTTCTGCTCAAGCTGGTCCTGATTATGATAAAGACCGCGCTGTTTCGATTGCTGCTGCACTTGAAGTACTTCATATGGCAACGTTGATTCATGATGATGTCGTTGATGATTCTCCGTTACGCCGTGGCATCCCGACAATTCATTCTAAATATGGTCGTAATTATGCTGTTTATACAGGCGATTATTTATTCTGCATCTGTTTCAAAATTCTATCCGCACATGCTTCTTCCGTGGAGAACATTGAATTTAATAGTAAAAATATCGAAAAAATCTTAATGGGCGAACTAGATCAAATGCGCACGAGCTATAAAATGAACGTGACCGTTCGCGAGTATTTAACCCGTATTTCTGGTAAAACAGCACAATTATTTGCGCTTAGTTGTTACTCCGGTGCAACAGGTAGTAAAGCAACACGAATGACAGTTGCAAAATGTTATAACATCGGGCATTATCTTGGCATGGCTTTCCAAATTATTGACGACGTACTGGATTACACAAGTACAGATGAAGGTCTTGGCAAACCCGTTTTAAATGATATGAAACAAGGTATTTATTCTCTACCGCTTATTTATGCAATGAAAGGTCACTTGGCGGAATTCGAACCACTTCTTTCTCAAAAACTAGATATGACTGATGATGCTTCCGAACAAGTTTTAGCACTTATTTCTAAGTATAAAGGTGTCGAACAGGCATTCAAACTTGCAAAAAAATATACGAATAAAGCGCTTCGTGAAATCAAAAAACTACCAGCTGGCGCATATCGTGAAGATATGTACCGCTTGACGAAAAACATTTTAGATCGAGATATCTAA
- a CDS encoding cyclic nucleotide phosphodiesterase, translating into MIRFFKIVTPLLLSISLVACSSVSGKTDKITAPIEKDRNLSMVVTTDVHYFAPSLTDNGKAFEKYVAAGDGKQLAYSDEITDAFLADVESKKTDVLIISGDLTNNGEKTSHEELAKKLTQVEKTGTQVFVVPGNHDINNPWARKFEKDKQLPTDTISPTDFSKIYSDFGYEDAISTDEFSLSYLAAPSSKVWLLMLDTAIYKTNMQQGNPTTEGGLTAGTLDWIKESSALAKKNGAKLIPVLHHNLTDHNDVIQKGYTINYNQQVIDALTEGAMDFSLSGHIHTQNIRSAKSTDGKEITDIVTNALSVFPHKYGNITYSAKNKNFTYQSQKLDMEAWAKAQGSTDENLLNFDQFDYETFYNSGYDKAMMDLMTDESYDKYNQADKEKMADTMGLNNMYFFAGTAPPKSDGMALWDSAPNSFLKDYVLSSSNPPKKSNDYYVSP; encoded by the coding sequence GTGATTCGATTTTTTAAAATAGTTACACCACTACTCTTGTCTATCTCTTTAGTCGCTTGTAGTTCTGTAAGTGGCAAAACGGATAAAATTACTGCGCCAATCGAGAAAGATCGTAATTTATCCATGGTCGTAACGACAGATGTCCATTACTTTGCGCCGTCACTAACGGACAACGGAAAAGCTTTTGAAAAATATGTGGCTGCGGGCGATGGTAAGCAATTAGCCTATAGCGATGAAATAACAGATGCTTTTTTAGCAGATGTAGAGTCCAAAAAGACAGACGTCCTTATTATTAGCGGCGACCTTACGAACAACGGTGAAAAAACAAGTCATGAGGAGTTAGCCAAAAAACTTACTCAAGTAGAGAAAACTGGGACGCAGGTTTTTGTTGTTCCGGGTAATCATGACATTAACAACCCTTGGGCTCGCAAATTTGAAAAAGATAAGCAGTTACCAACCGACACTATATCACCAACTGATTTTAGTAAAATTTATAGTGATTTTGGATATGAAGATGCTATTTCAACTGATGAGTTTTCGCTGAGCTATTTAGCGGCTCCTTCTTCCAAAGTATGGCTACTAATGTTAGATACGGCTATTTATAAAACAAATATGCAGCAAGGAAATCCCACAACGGAAGGCGGACTAACAGCCGGAACATTAGATTGGATAAAAGAAAGTAGTGCGCTTGCTAAGAAAAATGGCGCTAAGCTTATCCCTGTTTTGCATCATAATTTAACTGATCATAATGATGTCATCCAAAAAGGTTATACTATTAATTATAATCAACAAGTGATTGATGCGCTTACGGAAGGCGCTATGGATTTTTCTCTAAGTGGTCACATCCATACGCAAAATATCCGTTCTGCGAAAAGCACAGATGGCAAAGAAATCACCGATATCGTAACCAATGCTCTCTCTGTTTTTCCGCATAAATATGGCAATATTACTTATAGTGCCAAAAATAAAAACTTCACGTATCAATCTCAAAAGTTAGATATGGAAGCCTGGGCAAAAGCGCAAGGCTCTACGGATGAAAACTTGCTTAATTTTGATCAGTTTGATTACGAAACTTTTTATAATAGTGGCTACGATAAGGCAATGATGGATTTAATGACCGATGAGTCTTATGATAAGTACAACCAAGCAGATAAGGAAAAAATGGCAGATACGATGGGATTAAATAACATGTATTTCTTCGCCGGAACTGCCCCTCCAAAATCTGATGGTATGGCTTTATGGGATTCTGCACCGAATTCATTTTTGAAAGATTACGTTTTAAGTTCGTCCAATCCACCTAAGAAAAGTAATGACTATTATGTTAGTCCTTAA
- a CDS encoding DUF4003 domain-containing protein, protein MDSAYVFDSEQATKLLMKNYELVKTSGVSFIDKRIRFLIARLFAGNNEVVNPERFNEINKEIKRQLGMFTALNGNVRASLVGLLMANNNASRESVQQVIANYNTLIQAGFQRTEYTYFAAYLLLESENPTKTAQKAKTIHQLFKKDHPFLTKSEDVTTAVFLANLPEENTTKLAEVTEYYFQEFAAKGFRKNDSLQFLATTGTLLYGEKDSKFIRRVDNIVEELRQKGIKVKPIHYSSIGILAFVMDGRKIDSGLVNLIDELQQQPGLRFGREFVTALAISLYTEKQSGQMSKEQLEGLMVNVHILIAMEQAAAVSAAAAASAAAASS, encoded by the coding sequence ATGGATTCAGCATATGTATTTGATAGCGAACAAGCAACGAAATTATTGATGAAGAACTATGAGTTAGTGAAAACGAGTGGTGTTAGTTTTATTGATAAACGAATTCGCTTTCTAATTGCTCGTCTTTTTGCGGGAAATAATGAAGTGGTTAATCCGGAGAGATTCAATGAAATAAATAAAGAAATTAAGCGACAATTAGGCATGTTCACAGCGCTAAACGGAAATGTTCGCGCATCTCTTGTAGGATTACTTATGGCAAACAATAATGCCAGCCGAGAGAGCGTTCAGCAAGTAATTGCTAACTATAACACGTTAATCCAAGCAGGATTCCAGCGCACAGAATATACTTACTTTGCGGCATACTTATTATTAGAATCAGAAAATCCAACAAAGACAGCCCAAAAAGCAAAAACGATCCACCAACTTTTCAAAAAAGATCACCCGTTTTTAACCAAAAGTGAAGATGTAACAACCGCCGTTTTCCTAGCTAATCTACCAGAAGAAAACACCACGAAATTGGCTGAAGTGACAGAATATTATTTTCAAGAATTTGCTGCAAAAGGTTTCCGCAAAAATGATAGCTTACAATTTTTAGCAACAACAGGAACGCTTTTGTACGGTGAAAAAGATAGTAAATTCATTCGAAGAGTAGATAATATTGTAGAAGAACTACGCCAAAAAGGGATAAAAGTAAAACCAATACATTACTCGAGTATTGGAATTTTAGCTTTTGTCATGGATGGGCGAAAAATCGATTCAGGGTTAGTGAACTTAATTGATGAATTACAGCAACAACCCGGCTTGCGTTTCGGACGAGAATTCGTTACAGCTCTAGCGATAAGCCTATATACGGAAAAACAATCTGGTCAAATGAGTAAGGAACAATTAGAAGGATTAATGGTCAATGTGCATATATTGATTGCAATGGAACAAGCAGCTGCGGTAAGTGCAGCTGCGGCAGCGAGTGCGGCAGCTGCATCTAGTTAA
- a CDS encoding SMI1/KNR4 family protein: MLTTRKALYYLDKGKTKEAIRLLETCWKQEVTTENKRDIFTATVLLSDVLYQSGEHFPEIYQQLMSILEEMQDLEAVEFEREKAKQIFAELDEYFSEVGTFFQGDSLAELWLEFDYENDYKDVYPTPQRVAAIEAELGYKLPKSYIYLMRHTQNGGIVSTGSVPTIEPSSWSENCVAITGIMGIGNQGISALNGMHNTNFWIEEWGYPDVGLAIADCPSAGHDMVFLDYRNCGKTGEPAVVHIDQEADYKIMKLADNFEAFILSLYREEY; encoded by the coding sequence ATGCTTACAACAAGAAAAGCATTATATTATTTAGACAAAGGAAAAACAAAAGAGGCGATTCGCTTACTTGAAACTTGTTGGAAACAAGAAGTGACAACCGAAAATAAAAGAGATATCTTTACAGCAACGGTATTACTTAGCGATGTGCTCTACCAAAGTGGCGAACATTTTCCCGAAATCTATCAACAGCTCATGTCGATTTTAGAAGAGATGCAAGATCTGGAAGCAGTCGAGTTCGAACGTGAAAAAGCTAAGCAAATTTTCGCTGAGTTAGATGAATATTTTAGTGAGGTCGGGACATTTTTCCAAGGGGATAGTCTAGCAGAGCTTTGGCTAGAGTTTGATTACGAAAATGACTATAAAGATGTATACCCTACGCCGCAAAGAGTGGCTGCAATCGAAGCAGAACTAGGCTATAAGTTACCTAAATCTTATATCTACTTAATGCGCCATACCCAAAATGGAGGTATAGTATCAACCGGTTCTGTTCCTACGATAGAGCCAAGTTCATGGTCGGAGAATTGTGTAGCTATTACTGGGATTATGGGAATAGGAAACCAAGGGATATCTGCATTGAATGGTATGCACAACACAAATTTTTGGATAGAAGAGTGGGGTTATCCCGATGTTGGTTTAGCTATTGCCGATTGCCCGTCAGCCGGACATGATATGGTTTTCTTGGATTATCGAAATTGCGGAAAAACAGGCGAGCCCGCAGTCGTTCATATTGATCAAGAGGCTGATTATAAAATAATGAAGCTAGCTGATAATTTTGAAGCGTTTATTTTGAGTTTGTACAGAGAGGAATATTAA
- a CDS encoding SIS domain-containing protein, whose translation MINNYVDITVRLLENILDNEADYVKEAGAKVAKSIENDGVIHLFGCGHSHILTEEVFYRAGGLAAIHPILHEPLMLHEGAAASSVLERKNDYAKTFMAEEDIRPGDIMIVLSTSGRNPVPIDVAEIAREKGAFVIVITSLQYSASQKSRHTSGKRLSDAGDIVIDNGAVKGDAVLKSANFDIAFAPTSTVTGAVILQSIFAEAIEKMVNDNFTPPVFISGNVENADAHNQALVDKYKERIPLLGMNL comes from the coding sequence ATGATTAATAATTATGTCGATATTACGGTTCGTTTATTAGAAAACATTCTCGATAATGAAGCTGATTATGTAAAAGAAGCAGGAGCGAAGGTAGCCAAGTCCATCGAAAACGACGGTGTAATCCATTTATTTGGCTGCGGTCACTCGCATATTTTAACAGAGGAAGTATTTTACCGGGCAGGTGGACTTGCTGCGATTCATCCGATTTTACATGAACCACTTATGCTTCACGAAGGAGCTGCGGCGTCATCTGTGCTGGAACGGAAAAATGATTATGCGAAAACATTTATGGCAGAGGAAGATATCCGTCCTGGCGATATCATGATTGTGCTATCGACGTCTGGACGAAACCCCGTACCAATTGATGTTGCTGAAATTGCCCGCGAAAAAGGTGCATTTGTCATCGTGATTACTTCGCTCCAATACTCGGCCAGCCAAAAATCCCGCCACACCTCCGGAAAACGGCTATCTGATGCTGGGGACATTGTAATCGATAACGGTGCTGTTAAAGGAGATGCCGTCCTAAAATCAGCAAACTTCGATATCGCCTTCGCACCAACATCTACAGTAACAGGCGCGGTCATCTTGCAATCCATTTTTGCAGAAGCAATTGAAAAAATGGTAAACGACAACTTCACACCGCCAGTATTTATTAGTGGAAATGTCGAAAATGCCGATGCACATAATCAAGCACTTGTTGATAAATACAAGGAGCGAATTCCATTGCTTGGAATGAATTTATAA
- a CDS encoding KDGP aldolase family protein, with product MNKKKFENLPKWNNFALFNFLAKDKENSLEVMVAARGFAVPGIVATNYETAEEAANVVKELQTTAEVISVGLGGGGDWQNWRDVLHIARLAPNSHINQPIETAGLTNGLLPETYTNALVRPTGKVGIVKLSSGDEITAEEAVDYCLSANIPSIKFMSIEGTKYLDELVYLTKIAADKGIYGIEPAGGIGADNILEITTAIKSTGIPFYMPHIFGKTIDKATGRTKPEEIEKIFAALEGN from the coding sequence TTGAACAAGAAAAAATTCGAAAATCTACCGAAATGGAATAATTTTGCGCTATTTAATTTTTTAGCGAAAGATAAGGAAAATAGCCTGGAAGTCATGGTGGCAGCGCGCGGTTTTGCCGTTCCAGGAATCGTTGCAACGAACTATGAAACAGCAGAAGAAGCCGCAAATGTGGTGAAAGAACTACAAACTACTGCTGAGGTCATTAGTGTTGGCCTTGGTGGTGGCGGAGACTGGCAAAACTGGCGCGATGTTCTTCATATTGCTCGTCTGGCTCCAAACAGTCATATTAACCAGCCAATCGAAACCGCGGGATTAACAAATGGCTTACTCCCGGAAACATACACTAATGCACTCGTTCGACCAACTGGAAAAGTAGGTATTGTAAAACTATCTTCCGGAGATGAAATTACCGCTGAAGAAGCTGTCGATTATTGTCTATCCGCCAACATCCCGTCCATTAAATTTATGAGCATTGAAGGCACGAAATATTTAGATGAACTAGTTTACTTAACAAAAATTGCAGCAGATAAAGGCATTTACGGTATTGAGCCAGCGGGAGGAATTGGAGCTGACAATATTCTTGAAATAACAACCGCCATCAAGTCCACAGGAATTCCGTTTTACATGCCACATATTTTCGGAAAAACAATTGACAAAGCAACTGGCCGAACAAAGCCGGAAGAAATCGAGAAAATTTTTGCAGCTTTGGAGGGGAATTAA
- a CDS encoding creatininase family protein, with product MLYADENSFDIGAKITKTKPVILPIGAVEAHGPHLPLGTDNILASEYSAKIAAKTDGFVLPVLPYGQVWSLQDFPGSLTLSNETVTKVVVEIGESLYKQGFRLFVPVSGHLGNMAALKDAARELYAKFPDMVILHIFYPNIQKLAMDVREGKANHHTYIHACEIETSLMLYLSPENTDMSRAIDDPPILPIDADFTPTPWQTFTKTAVLGEATLATAEKGEYLIEKTLKTCVELIKLEQEKIRKSTEME from the coding sequence GTGTTATATGCAGATGAAAATTCATTTGATATTGGCGCAAAAATCACGAAAACGAAACCAGTCATTTTGCCAATAGGAGCGGTTGAAGCGCACGGGCCACATTTGCCATTAGGGACAGACAATATTTTAGCGTCAGAATATTCTGCGAAAATAGCAGCGAAAACAGATGGATTTGTACTTCCGGTATTGCCATACGGCCAAGTTTGGAGTTTGCAAGATTTTCCAGGAAGTTTGACGTTATCAAATGAAACGGTAACGAAAGTAGTTGTAGAGATTGGTGAAAGTCTATATAAACAAGGATTCCGCCTGTTTGTACCAGTGAGTGGACATCTTGGAAATATGGCGGCGTTAAAGGATGCAGCGCGCGAACTATATGCCAAGTTCCCGGACATGGTTATCTTGCACATTTTTTACCCGAATATCCAAAAATTAGCAATGGACGTGCGCGAAGGAAAAGCAAATCATCATACCTATATTCATGCTTGTGAAATTGAAACGTCACTCATGCTCTACTTATCACCGGAAAATACGGATATGAGTCGCGCTATTGATGATCCGCCAATTTTACCAATCGATGCGGATTTCACGCCAACCCCGTGGCAAACCTTTACCAAGACAGCAGTTTTAGGAGAAGCAACTTTGGCAACAGCAGAAAAAGGCGAATACTTGATCGAAAAAACGTTAAAAACATGTGTGGAGTTGATAAAACTTGAACAAGAAAAAATTCGAAAATCTACCGAAATGGAATAA
- a CDS encoding phosphotriesterase family protein — protein sequence MSFIRTFYGDIAPDQLGFTYSHEHIVCVPAYWQERDADDLLLDDKEKSQLDVQDFADLGGKTIVDATAVDYGRRVLDVAQISKETGIQIVGTAGFNKSFLWDGKIKPELKPIIGDFETYYEWIENTSTEKLTEFVVNEVENGLEGTPYKAGQVKFGTGYNMITPLEEKTIRAVARAHHETKAPIHSHTEAGTMALEQIEILKQENIPLEYLSIGHMDRNLDPYYHKQVAKTGAFMSFDGIAKIKYAPESARIAAILYLVSEGFEDQILVSGDTARKTYYKHYGHGPGLEYIAKKWVPRFIDEANEKGFDGEKLVKKFFVDNPARCFTFKK from the coding sequence ATGAGTTTTATTCGTACTTTTTATGGAGATATTGCCCCAGATCAATTGGGCTTCACTTATTCACATGAGCATATTGTCTGCGTACCGGCTTACTGGCAAGAGCGAGATGCCGACGATTTACTTTTAGATGATAAAGAAAAATCACAACTTGATGTACAAGATTTCGCGGACTTAGGCGGAAAAACAATTGTCGATGCGACGGCGGTTGATTACGGTAGACGCGTGCTAGATGTAGCGCAAATTTCCAAAGAAACAGGTATTCAAATCGTTGGAACAGCCGGTTTTAACAAAAGCTTCTTGTGGGATGGGAAAATTAAGCCTGAACTGAAGCCAATCATCGGGGATTTTGAAACCTATTATGAATGGATTGAAAATACTTCAACGGAAAAACTAACGGAATTCGTTGTAAATGAAGTCGAAAATGGACTTGAAGGAACGCCGTATAAGGCTGGTCAGGTGAAATTTGGCACTGGTTATAATATGATTACACCTTTAGAAGAAAAGACGATACGCGCGGTTGCTAGAGCACATCACGAGACAAAAGCACCAATTCATTCTCACACAGAAGCGGGAACGATGGCTTTAGAGCAAATCGAGATTTTAAAACAAGAAAATATCCCGTTAGAATATCTATCTATTGGTCATATGGACCGCAACCTCGACCCGTATTATCATAAGCAAGTCGCAAAAACAGGCGCATTCATGTCATTCGATGGTATTGCCAAAATTAAATACGCGCCAGAAAGTGCCCGAATTGCTGCGATTCTATATCTAGTCTCAGAAGGATTTGAAGATCAGATTTTAGTTAGTGGTGATACAGCACGGAAAACATATTATAAACATTACGGTCACGGGCCTGGCCTTGAATACATCGCCAAAAAATGGGTGCCACGCTTTATTGATGAAGCAAACGAAAAAGGCTTTGACGGAGAAAAATTAGTTAAAAAATTCTTCGTGGATAACCCAGCAAGATGTTTTACATTTAAAAAATAG
- a CDS encoding PTS ascorbate transporter subunit IIC, translating to MEIITWIANNFFGTPAILLGFIVLLGLLLQKKNLSQVISGTFKAIIGFLIINAGAAVITGSLGIFEPMWKEVFGLETPPLAGFLGQEAFNAKFGSAVTLAMTLGFLVNVLLARFTPFKYIYLTGHMMFWTTTIFAGITVQAVGGDIPFWGLVLFLAVIMGLYWTLQPAITQPFLRKITGNDNVALGHTSSSVAILSALLGKVFGNKKNDAEHINLPKKLEFLRDSNVITALTMGILFVVGAVILMVKKTPGAEKLIAEAGNQSFIVYSIVQSFTFAAGIAIVLVGVRMFIGEIVPAFNGIATKLVPGAKPALDAPIVYPYAPNSVIIGFVGAFIGAIIWLVVLGNTVGYVFVPTMIVLFFHGAVAGVFGNSTGGVRGALIGGFLTATVVAWGQYIMVTFFINTTVPDTAMWAADSDMFILGPIVSMLAKLFF from the coding sequence ATGGAGATTATTACGTGGATTGCCAATAACTTTTTTGGGACCCCAGCCATACTTTTAGGTTTTATCGTACTTCTCGGGTTACTTTTACAGAAGAAAAATTTAAGCCAAGTTATTAGCGGAACGTTCAAGGCAATTATTGGATTCTTAATTATTAACGCTGGTGCGGCTGTTATTACTGGTTCCCTTGGGATTTTTGAACCAATGTGGAAAGAAGTATTCGGGCTTGAAACACCGCCACTTGCAGGATTTTTAGGACAAGAAGCCTTTAATGCAAAATTTGGTAGTGCCGTAACACTTGCGATGACACTCGGATTTTTAGTCAACGTATTATTAGCAAGATTTACACCATTTAAGTACATTTATTTAACTGGTCATATGATGTTCTGGACAACAACTATTTTTGCAGGAATTACTGTGCAAGCTGTTGGCGGAGATATTCCGTTCTGGGGACTTGTACTCTTCTTAGCAGTAATTATGGGTCTTTACTGGACATTACAACCAGCGATTACACAACCATTCTTACGTAAAATTACAGGAAACGATAACGTCGCATTAGGACATACTTCATCCAGTGTAGCGATTCTATCCGCTTTACTAGGAAAAGTATTCGGAAATAAGAAAAATGATGCAGAACATATTAACTTACCGAAAAAATTAGAGTTCCTACGTGACTCAAACGTTATTACAGCTCTTACAATGGGAATTCTGTTCGTAGTCGGTGCAGTAATCCTCATGGTGAAGAAAACACCAGGAGCAGAAAAATTAATCGCAGAAGCTGGAAATCAAAGCTTCATCGTATACTCCATCGTTCAGTCCTTTACGTTTGCAGCTGGTATCGCCATCGTTCTTGTAGGTGTGCGGATGTTTATCGGTGAAATCGTACCGGCCTTCAATGGTATTGCAACAAAACTTGTACCGGGTGCGAAACCTGCACTGGATGCGCCAATCGTTTATCCATATGCACCAAACTCCGTAATTATCGGTTTCGTGGGTGCGTTCATTGGAGCGATTATCTGGTTAGTAGTACTTGGAAATACAGTTGGCTACGTGTTTGTGCCAACAATGATCGTTCTCTTCTTCCACGGGGCAGTTGCTGGGGTATTCGGTAACTCAACTGGTGGGGTGAGAGGAGCTTTGATAGGTGGATTCTTAACAGCTACGGTTGTTGCTTGGGGACAATATATTATGGTTACCTTCTTTATCAATACGACTGTTCCAGATACAGCAATGTGGGCAGCCGACTCAGATATGTTTATCCTCGGACCAATTGTCAGCATGTTAGCGAAGTTATTCTTTTAA
- a CDS encoding PTS sugar transporter subunit IIB: MKILAVCGLGQGTSLILRMNVETVLRDMGVDADVEHIDVSAARSMNVDIIVTSQELAETLGTDTSAKVVIVNNYFDNAEIKNALSAAINS, from the coding sequence ATGAAAATTTTAGCAGTGTGTGGACTTGGGCAAGGAACAAGCTTAATTTTACGAATGAATGTAGAAACAGTTTTACGCGATATGGGAGTAGACGCAGACGTGGAGCATATTGATGTATCAGCTGCTCGCTCAATGAATGTGGATATTATCGTTACAAGCCAAGAGTTAGCAGAAACACTTGGAACAGATACAAGCGCCAAAGTAGTCATCGTCAACAACTATTTTGACAACGCAGAAATTAAAAATGCATTATCCGCAGCAATCAATAGTTAA